From Microcystis aeruginosa NIES-2549, a single genomic window includes:
- a CDS encoding TylF/MycF/NovP-related O-methyltransferase → MNDQSIALTSSSLEDEPLHRTSELPIWFDNFANLAQAYEGRLNESDPVIEPNDLRLHLLTTLLGTPPSEAYYLVQGLARCREVEGDVCEFGVAQGETSALIANEIAGTDKTLHLFDSFEGLPAPSEKDRLLHDIFDLGNMEAYRGKMRCREGMVLERLRKISFPEHRYVIHKGFFDRILERAENLPARVSFAYVDFDLYEPIKQVLEFLHPITSPGAVIIVDDYGFFSSGVKTAVDEFIQDKNDREKVYEYMIPDTRYGHFIVLTKKG, encoded by the coding sequence ATGAATGATCAATCCATTGCTCTGACCTCGTCCTCGCTCGAGGATGAACCGCTCCACCGCACATCGGAGCTGCCGATCTGGTTCGATAATTTCGCCAATCTGGCACAGGCCTACGAGGGGAGGCTCAACGAATCCGACCCCGTAATAGAGCCTAACGATCTTCGTCTGCATCTATTAACCACATTGCTCGGCACGCCTCCGTCAGAGGCCTATTATCTCGTGCAGGGTTTAGCCCGGTGTCGGGAGGTAGAGGGCGATGTGTGCGAGTTCGGTGTGGCGCAGGGAGAAACCTCCGCGCTGATCGCCAATGAAATCGCTGGAACGGACAAGACCTTACATCTATTCGATTCCTTTGAAGGGTTGCCCGCCCCCTCGGAAAAAGATCGCTTGCTCCACGATATTTTCGATTTGGGGAATATGGAAGCCTATAGGGGAAAAATGCGATGCCGTGAGGGAATGGTTCTAGAGCGATTACGGAAGATTTCTTTTCCCGAACATCGCTATGTAATTCACAAAGGATTTTTCGATCGAATCCTCGAGCGAGCGGAAAATTTACCCGCGAGGGTTTCTTTCGCCTATGTGGATTTCGATCTGTACGAACCGATCAAACAGGTATTAGAGTTCCTCCACCCGATCACCTCCCCTGGGGCGGTTATCATCGTCGATGATTACGGTTTCTTTTCTTCGGGCGTGAAGACGGCCGTAGATGAATTTATTCAAGATAAAAATGATCGGGAAAAGGTCTACGAGTACATGATCCCGGATACTCGATACGGACATTTCATCGTTTTGACGAAAAAAGGCTAA
- a CDS encoding RNA recognition motif domain-containing protein, which translates to MTIYVGNLVYDVTTDDLKEVFAEYGTVSRVYLPVDRETGKMRGFGFVEMSSDEEEAKAIETLDGAEWMGRQMKVNKARPKEDNFGGGGGGERKNFGRRER; encoded by the coding sequence ATGACGATTTACGTTGGTAATCTGGTTTATGATGTCACGACAGATGACTTGAAAGAGGTATTCGCTGAATACGGCACGGTTAGTCGCGTTTACTTGCCCGTAGATCGGGAAACGGGTAAAATGCGCGGTTTTGGTTTTGTGGAAATGTCCTCCGATGAGGAAGAAGCAAAAGCGATCGAAACTCTTGACGGGGCCGAATGGATGGGACGACAGATGAAAGTCAACAAAGCTCGTCCCAAGGAAGACAATTTCGGTGGTGGTGGCGGTGGTGAGCGCAAAAACTTCGGGCGCCGCGAACGTTAA